The Thermoproteota archaeon genomic interval CAGGCCAGCTACTGCGAATTTGAACTCTTCATCCTCCTCCAATGCTTTCAAGAACTTTTTCTTCTCCTCGGCCGAGAGGGACATCGAATCTTCCTCCTTCGAGCCTATATAAGTGTTCCCTGAACGAACGACTCATTGGGATCTTCGCTCACTATAGCGAAATGTTCTTTACTGTGGGAAGCAGTGAGCCGTGTGATGTCGGGAGAGGGTACCAAGATCGGGGAGGAGAGCGAGGAGTATTACTACCTCTACAAGCTGGAGAGGATGGTTGAAGAGGCTGTTGACTATGCCCTCTCCCGACTCAGCCATAATGGAATGAAATTGAGTAGATCCGATGTTCCACGCACGTTCCTGAGGTGTATGTATCTCTTCACTACTGGCTTCGAGTTCGAGGATTTAGAGAGGCTGGACCTAGTTTACTTGGAGTTCTACAAGTTCTTCAAGAAGTACTTGGAGGAGAGGTGCTGGTTCATCATCTGGCGCCTCTTCGAGCTAAGGGGGATAAGGGTCAGTAAGTTCATCATATCCGACAGGATGGGTGGAGAGGGACTCCACGAGTTCCGCTACTACATGGGAAGGGACATAGACTGCATGATAGTGGTGGAAGGTGATCTGAGGAAGGCGAAGGGCGAGGCCATAAGGATTGAGGGGGAGATTAATGGTGTGGTGGGTAACAGGCTACAGAAGATAATACTCGAGGGCGGGAAACTGTCGGAGGAGGAGCTGAAGAACTGCAAGACCTACGATCTATTCGAACTCGAAATTTTCGACAAGGAGGAGGACGCTAGGCGATGGGGAGTCATCAGAGAGTACACTAGAGAGGACTACAGGAGGAAGATGGCCGGGATGACGTTCCTCGGCAGGGCCACTGACTGAGCTGGACTAACGCATCGGCGTCAGAAATATTATATTTTCAGAAAGTTGGTATTTCTCTGATGTCGGTGGTGGAGGTAAGGGTCGGGAGGCGTCGGACTATAGTGATCCCCAAGAAGATCGCCCAGAGCGTAGGAATTGAGGAGGGAACCTTAGTAGCTATGAAGGTCGAGGGTGAGAAGATTATCATAGAACCCAAGAAGGACGCGGTCTGGCTGGCTCTGCATGGGAAGAAGGTAGCCAAAGTGACCCTAGAGAAGCTGGAGGAGGAGAGTCTTGAGAGACAGGAAGAAACTGGGCGTGCTGATTGACACGACATTTCTTCTACCCACCCTTGGCATGGAGGTAGAAAGGGAAGCTGAGGAGGTGATCCCCCTATTCAGGGAAGTAAGGATCCATTACATGGAAGTGAGCCTGTTGGAGGCTTCTTGGATTTATGCTAAGCTGGGGCTCGATCCTGAGCCGTTTGAATTGGGATTAGAGGCCGTGAGGCTTACTTACGACCTGCTGATTCCCGGACCTAGCGCCTACTCTCTGGCGTTTAGAATCTACGATTCGGGCCACAGG includes:
- a CDS encoding AbrB/MazE/SpoVT family DNA-binding domain-containing protein encodes the protein MSVVEVRVGRRRTIVIPKKIAQSVGIEEGTLVAMKVEGEKIIIEPKKDAVWLALHGKKVAKVTLEKLEEESLERQEETGRAD
- a CDS encoding PIN domain-containing protein, with the translated sequence MRDRKKLGVLIDTTFLLPTLGMEVEREAEEVIPLFREVRIHYMEVSLLEASWIYAKLGLDPEPFELGLEAVRLTYDLLIPGPSAYSLAFRIYDSGHRDLIDNLLYASAKESNLLFLTIDRSFIRFLEDRGWSTSLVITPSEFQSKVPSS